A single window of bacterium DNA harbors:
- a CDS encoding inositol monophosphatase: MTRLDIVMRAAREAGDLALTMRGVDLAFEMKDDDSPVTAADLAAQEIIVERLTRAFPDAGLIGEEDASIAPKSGAGVFAVDPIDGTDSFRSGYPHWGVSIGLVEEGRCTLGVFYAPVLGEMYAVDTGAPATLNGRPLAPLAPDNRWGPFIAPSDFHRHFATDYPGKLRGYGTMAYHLCYVAAGLADGTMGFDSHIWDYAGGLAILESVGGRFASLDGRPFKPADWIDGRKVTIPHLAAPAAKWDRVRDRIRAREAAR, translated from the coding sequence ATGACGCGCCTTGATATCGTCATGCGGGCCGCGCGCGAGGCGGGCGATCTCGCGCTCACCATGCGCGGCGTCGATCTCGCGTTTGAGATGAAGGACGACGATTCGCCCGTCACCGCGGCGGACCTGGCCGCGCAGGAGATCATCGTCGAGCGCCTCACGCGCGCGTTTCCCGATGCCGGACTCATCGGCGAAGAGGATGCGTCGATCGCGCCGAAATCCGGCGCGGGCGTGTTCGCGGTCGATCCCATCGACGGCACCGACTCGTTCCGCTCCGGCTACCCGCACTGGGGCGTGTCCATCGGCCTTGTCGAGGAAGGGCGGTGCACGCTCGGCGTCTTCTACGCCCCGGTGCTCGGCGAGATGTACGCGGTCGATACCGGCGCGCCCGCGACGCTCAACGGCCGGCCGCTTGCGCCGCTGGCTCCCGATAACCGGTGGGGTCCGTTCATCGCGCCAAGCGACTTTCACCGGCATTTCGCGACGGACTATCCCGGCAAGCTGCGCGGCTACGGCACGATGGCCTATCATCTGTGCTACGTCGCGGCGGGCCTTGCCGACGGCACGATGGGATTCGATTCGCATATCTGGGACTACGCGGGCGGGCTCGCGATTCTGGAATCGGTGGGCGGCCGCTTCGCGAGCCTGGACGGCCGGCCCTTTAAGCCCGCCGACTGGATCGATGGGCGCAAGGTGACCATCCCCCATCTGGCCGCGCCGGCCGCCAAATGGGATCGCGTCCGCGATCGAATTCGCGCGCGCGAGGCCGCGCGATAA